One Paraburkholderia sp. HP33-1 genomic region harbors:
- a CDS encoding MFS transporter — protein MANPDHPDRKRQAAHLIAAQASPCDELVIRAQPTTIDRPCRSKRLALAATISGSSMAFIDGSVVNVALPSIQSELGASVAAMQWVVNAYLLFLGSLVLVGGSMGDKLGRRTVFIAGIALFTLASVACGFAPNAFALIAARAVQGVGAALLVPSSLAIIGAVFDDEARGRAIGTWAGVGAITSAVGPVAGGWLVDALSWRAIFFLNVPLAALTIALAISAVPNSHKLDAPEQIDWPGALSAATGLAGLTFGLTEASARGFAHPLVFCAIGAGVLVLAAFVMIEANSPNPMVPLDLFRSRDFTGANLVTLLLYFGLGGAFFFLPFTLIRAHGFTATEAGAALLPVPIIIGLLSRFTGGLTSRYGSRALLTVGPGVAGVGFTLLALPFVRGSYWAGFFPALAVLGLGMTITVAPLTTTVMGAVPSDRTGVASGINNAVARVASLLAIAVLGIVFVWSHNAALSARLDELHIPQDARQTGQLLEPAAQAGTAAGATDTSREALVARATADAITDALRAVALVSAACAFAGAGLAMVTIQPLKRPVLGRPE, from the coding sequence TTGGCCAACCCGGATCACCCCGATAGGAAGCGCCAGGCGGCGCACCTCATCGCCGCGCAGGCGAGCCCGTGCGACGAGCTCGTCATCCGCGCGCAGCCCACCACAATCGACCGCCCGTGCCGGAGCAAGCGGCTCGCGCTCGCCGCGACGATCAGTGGCTCGAGCATGGCGTTCATCGATGGCTCCGTCGTCAACGTCGCGCTACCGTCCATTCAGAGCGAACTCGGCGCGAGCGTCGCGGCGATGCAGTGGGTCGTCAACGCGTATTTGCTCTTTCTCGGCTCGCTCGTGCTGGTCGGCGGATCAATGGGCGACAAGCTCGGCCGGCGCACGGTGTTCATCGCGGGCATTGCGCTCTTCACACTGGCGTCGGTCGCGTGCGGGTTTGCACCGAACGCGTTTGCGCTGATCGCCGCGCGTGCGGTTCAAGGCGTCGGCGCGGCACTGCTCGTACCCAGCAGTCTCGCGATCATCGGCGCGGTATTCGACGACGAAGCGCGCGGGCGGGCAATCGGCACCTGGGCGGGCGTCGGTGCGATCACGTCGGCAGTGGGGCCGGTGGCGGGCGGCTGGCTTGTCGACGCGTTGTCGTGGCGCGCGATCTTCTTCCTGAACGTCCCGCTCGCGGCGCTAACGATCGCGCTCGCCATATCGGCGGTGCCCAACAGCCACAAGCTCGATGCGCCTGAACAGATCGACTGGCCCGGCGCGCTGAGCGCGGCAACGGGGCTCGCCGGGCTCACTTTCGGCCTGACCGAGGCATCGGCGCGCGGCTTCGCGCATCCGCTGGTATTTTGTGCGATTGGCGCCGGCGTGCTCGTGCTCGCCGCATTCGTGATGATCGAAGCGAACAGTCCCAACCCCATGGTGCCGCTCGATCTGTTTCGCTCGCGCGACTTCACCGGTGCCAACCTTGTCACGCTACTACTTTATTTCGGCCTCGGCGGCGCGTTCTTCTTCCTGCCGTTCACGCTGATTCGCGCGCATGGCTTCACCGCGACCGAAGCGGGTGCGGCGCTGTTGCCAGTTCCCATCATCATCGGTTTGCTGTCGCGCTTCACCGGCGGCCTGACGAGCCGCTACGGTTCGCGCGCGCTTCTGACCGTTGGCCCGGGCGTCGCCGGAGTCGGGTTCACGTTGCTGGCGCTGCCGTTCGTACGAGGTAGCTATTGGGCTGGATTCTTCCCTGCGCTCGCCGTGCTCGGGCTCGGCATGACGATCACTGTCGCGCCGCTTACCACGACTGTGATGGGCGCGGTGCCGAGCGACCGCACAGGCGTGGCGTCCGGCATCAACAACGCCGTTGCGCGCGTGGCGAGCCTGCTGGCGATTGCGGTGCTAGGGATCGTATTCGTGTGGTCGCATAACGCGGCGCTATCGGCGCGTCTCGACGAACTGCATATACCGCAGGACGCACGTCAGACTGGGCAACTGCTGGAGCCCGCCGCGCAAGCCGGAACCGCAGCGGGCGCCACTGACACGTCGCGCGAGGCACTCGTGGCGCGCGCGACAGCCGATGCGATCACCGATGCGCTGCGCGCCGTCGCGCTCGTCTCTGCGGCGTGTGCGTTCGCTGGAGCGGGTCTCGCGATGGTGACCATCCAGCCTCTGAAACGTCCGGTGCTAGGGCGCCCGGAGTGA
- a CDS encoding dienelactone hydrolase family protein yields MKSVFHILVSIAVSTVLSMSSGPAQAAGMRDEIVQVPMKDWLFTVNLTTRIYAPPGDGPFPLVVINHGKAEGNPAMQKDEPFYFQALEFVRRGYAVLVPTREGFGTSGGVYFKSNCDVANGARHWANSVQAAIDYARTLSYVDAAHIVVIGQSQGGITSVALGERNLAGVVGIVNIAGGLRDEHCPGWESTLVRDYRDFGSKSKIPTLFLYGNNDRYWGNGKLSRQFFEAYHEGNPNAQYVDEGVFSEGDSHVVFHRYSGEKIWLPPVRQFFESLGLSWNPRYLSWRQGNTVALDNIDIVPFQDLNPAIGVGMEMFLRSDPRAGRALVIAPNGHYGFATGKDAQAKATKTCGEKGGVGCQPYAVDNELVYHGPFATERKTADSSAMNIQ; encoded by the coding sequence ATGAAATCCGTTTTCCACATACTGGTATCAATTGCAGTATCGACCGTCCTGTCAATGTCGAGCGGCCCCGCCCAGGCGGCCGGCATGCGCGACGAAATCGTTCAGGTGCCGATGAAGGATTGGCTATTCACGGTCAACCTGACGACACGCATTTATGCTCCACCCGGGGATGGCCCGTTCCCGCTCGTCGTGATCAATCACGGCAAGGCTGAAGGCAACCCCGCCATGCAGAAGGACGAGCCGTTCTATTTCCAGGCGCTCGAATTCGTGCGGCGTGGATATGCCGTGTTGGTGCCGACGCGCGAAGGATTCGGCACCTCCGGCGGGGTGTACTTCAAGTCGAATTGCGACGTCGCCAACGGTGCACGGCATTGGGCGAATAGCGTTCAGGCCGCGATCGATTATGCGCGCACGCTTTCTTATGTCGATGCCGCGCACATCGTCGTGATTGGACAATCACAAGGCGGTATTACGTCCGTCGCATTGGGGGAGCGTAATCTGGCAGGCGTCGTCGGCATCGTCAACATCGCCGGCGGCTTAAGAGATGAACACTGTCCGGGATGGGAATCGACATTGGTCCGCGACTATCGCGATTTCGGCAGCAAATCAAAAATTCCCACGCTTTTCCTCTACGGAAATAACGATCGATATTGGGGCAATGGGAAATTGTCGAGGCAATTCTTCGAGGCCTATCACGAAGGCAATCCGAACGCTCAATATGTCGACGAAGGCGTGTTCAGCGAGGGCGATTCACATGTGGTGTTTCATCGGTATAGCGGAGAGAAAATCTGGCTCCCGCCCGTCCGTCAATTTTTCGAGTCGCTCGGTTTAAGCTGGAATCCAAGGTACCTCAGCTGGCGTCAAGGCAATACGGTCGCGCTCGATAACATCGACATCGTGCCGTTTCAGGATCTCAATCCCGCTATCGGCGTTGGCATGGAGATGTTTCTTCGCTCGGATCCGCGTGCCGGACGTGCTCTCGTAATCGCGCCAAATGGCCACTATGGATTCGCAACCGGGAAAGACGCGCAAGCGAAAGCGACAAAGACGTGCGGCGAGAAAGGTGGAGTCGGATGCCAACCATATGCGGTCGACAACGAGTTGGTCTACCACGGGCCGTTTGCAACGGAGCGAAAGACCGCTGACTCCTCCGCTATGAACATTCAATAG
- a CDS encoding DUF2000 domain-containing protein, translating to MFDTKVALIVRTDLAVWQKLNVVAFLATGVAAAAPEALGEPYEDAAGHRYGRMLGQPMMVFAADRSGLQSAHRQALSRELRIVPYVHAMFSTGHDAANREVFRADDAANLDLVGLALHGPKKAVDKAVKGLILHE from the coding sequence ATGTTCGATACCAAAGTGGCGCTGATCGTGCGCACTGATCTCGCGGTTTGGCAGAAGCTCAATGTGGTCGCGTTTCTCGCAACCGGCGTCGCGGCCGCGGCGCCCGAAGCTCTGGGCGAGCCCTACGAGGATGCCGCCGGGCACCGCTACGGCCGCATGCTCGGCCAGCCAATGATGGTGTTCGCCGCCGATCGGTCCGGTTTGCAGAGCGCGCATCGGCAGGCGCTGTCGCGCGAACTCAGGATCGTGCCGTACGTGCACGCGATGTTTTCGACGGGGCATGACGCCGCGAACCGCGAGGTCTTTCGCGCCGACGATGCGGCAAATCTCGACCTCGTCGGTCTCGCATTGCACGGACCGAAGAAAGCCGTCGATAAGGCCGTGAAAGGTTTGATCTTGCACGAATGA
- a CDS encoding class I SAM-dependent methyltransferase encodes MYSQTQIDPVVSFRNSQREHVRGKIINLQRKSLVMEVYNPYSIVQVSEVLSELSVRMGTRNAYFGKAVVVSLVNTGLTAVVSLALLDEWRELSVLPNEANSVGREAELFISDWDARFNIRRDYQIVVNEMRAFLSEVSRWVEQVDLTESLPKTEGGRLREDLFYELATPIMLKIKFFLDRLEEEAERVDAEIASVHRTYAQSALHPLLLRAPFVYRTFTKPLGYAGDYEMVNQILSDPQQGPTTYFQIVNAAFLQAAVATAHRNRITLLFDFLTRQAEAARAAGRPFRILNVGCGPAFEIQRFVREYPHPELLSFELVDFSEETLAFTKGAIESSARAAGHKVSVVMVHQSVHELLKRKISSDPSAREFDAVYCAGLFDYLSDKVCARLLSYFAARTRAGGQLLVTNVHLANPEKYGMEHLLEWYLIYRNESGMSSLLPPNSTDQKLYVDETGVNVFAEATIL; translated from the coding sequence GTGTACTCTCAAACGCAAATCGACCCGGTGGTCAGCTTCCGTAACTCTCAGCGCGAGCATGTGCGTGGGAAGATCATCAACCTCCAGAGAAAGTCTTTGGTCATGGAGGTCTATAACCCCTACTCCATTGTGCAGGTCAGCGAGGTGTTAAGCGAGCTGAGCGTGCGCATGGGCACCAGGAATGCCTATTTCGGCAAGGCCGTGGTGGTGAGCCTGGTGAACACCGGTCTCACCGCGGTGGTTTCTCTGGCACTGCTCGACGAGTGGCGCGAGCTTAGCGTTCTGCCCAATGAAGCGAACTCGGTCGGACGAGAAGCAGAACTCTTTATTAGCGACTGGGACGCGCGCTTCAATATCAGGCGCGACTATCAGATCGTCGTGAACGAGATGCGCGCATTCCTGTCGGAAGTGTCGCGCTGGGTCGAACAGGTCGATCTGACCGAGAGTTTGCCGAAGACCGAAGGAGGCAGGCTGCGCGAGGACCTGTTCTACGAGCTCGCCACGCCGATCATGCTCAAGATCAAGTTCTTCCTCGACCGCCTCGAGGAAGAGGCCGAACGCGTCGACGCCGAAATCGCGTCAGTGCATCGCACGTATGCGCAATCGGCATTGCATCCGTTGCTGCTGCGCGCGCCGTTTGTCTATCGCACGTTCACGAAGCCGCTCGGCTATGCCGGCGACTACGAGATGGTCAACCAGATCCTCAGCGATCCGCAGCAGGGACCGACCACCTATTTCCAGATCGTCAATGCCGCGTTCCTGCAGGCGGCGGTCGCAACCGCGCACCGCAACCGCATCACGCTGCTGTTCGACTTTCTGACGCGTCAGGCCGAAGCAGCGCGCGCGGCCGGCAGACCGTTCCGCATCCTCAACGTCGGTTGCGGCCCCGCTTTCGAGATCCAGCGCTTCGTGCGTGAATATCCGCATCCGGAGCTGCTGTCGTTCGAACTGGTCGACTTCAGCGAGGAAACGCTGGCGTTTACGAAGGGCGCAATCGAAAGCTCGGCGCGCGCCGCGGGCCACAAAGTATCGGTGGTCATGGTGCATCAGTCGGTGCACGAACTGCTCAAGCGTAAGATTTCATCGGACCCCTCTGCGCGGGAATTCGACGCGGTGTACTGCGCGGGCCTGTTCGACTATCTGTCGGACAAGGTCTGCGCGCGCCTTCTGAGTTACTTCGCCGCTCGCACGCGAGCTGGCGGCCAGCTGCTGGTCACCAACGTCCATTTGGCGAATCCGGAGAAGTACGGAATGGAGCATCTGCTCGAGTGGTATCTGATCTATCGGAACGAGAGCGGCATGAGCTCGCTGCTTCCCCCCAACTCCACTGACCAGAAGCTCTACGTCGACGAGACCGGGGTGAATGTGTTCGCCGAAGCCACGATCCTCTGA
- a CDS encoding sensor histidine kinase, which produces MTISPLQSGYQTELADFRVAFSRGGACTAIALVLLGVGLDYAQYPQYQTSFAFARLLVSLMIGGIVALLDTDMGRRLASWLTLSWLLLPQVMISWMIWRTDGVLSPYYMGLNLAIFASGIALPFGLWQNLVFGVLSCFLYLLACLLPPHGGVPLDTMSVNVLLLLFAAAASAVYTFFNERVRFMLFRLKAEVSEKNAEISAKNAELEVINRQLVDIKGKLLQQEKMAAIGTLAAGLLHEVNNPVNFCLMAIEVALEEPISKKEPTLQECLVDARQGMQRIQHIVSDLKTFAYRKPGAEAELGTPFMFEKALESAIRLVGHELRGVTVTRELPADTLVQGDEAAIIGVLINLLSNAVLAMRKAGTPAPTIHINVRWTEERLHVKVKDNGPGIAPENLPRVFEPFFTTREVGQGLGLGLSISYAVIERHGGLLFAESELGSWAAFSFDLSPAL; this is translated from the coding sequence ATGACTATCAGTCCCCTGCAGAGCGGCTATCAAACCGAGCTGGCCGATTTTCGCGTCGCGTTCAGCCGTGGCGGCGCGTGCACTGCCATCGCGCTCGTGCTGCTCGGCGTGGGATTGGATTACGCGCAGTATCCGCAATATCAAACGTCTTTCGCGTTCGCGCGTCTGCTCGTGTCGTTGATGATCGGCGGTATCGTGGCCTTGCTCGATACCGACATGGGGCGGCGGCTTGCCTCATGGCTGACGCTGTCGTGGCTGCTGCTGCCGCAGGTGATGATTTCGTGGATGATCTGGCGCACCGATGGTGTGCTGTCGCCCTACTACATGGGCCTGAACCTGGCGATTTTCGCGTCCGGCATTGCGTTGCCGTTTGGCTTGTGGCAAAACCTCGTGTTCGGCGTGCTATCGTGCTTTCTGTATCTGCTTGCCTGCCTGCTGCCTCCGCATGGCGGCGTGCCGCTCGACACGATGAGCGTCAATGTCCTGCTGCTTCTGTTCGCCGCTGCCGCGAGTGCCGTCTACACGTTCTTCAACGAACGCGTGCGCTTCATGCTGTTTCGTCTGAAGGCCGAAGTGTCCGAGAAAAACGCGGAGATCTCCGCGAAGAACGCCGAGCTCGAAGTGATCAATCGTCAGTTGGTCGACATCAAGGGCAAACTGCTGCAACAGGAAAAAATGGCGGCAATCGGTACGCTCGCCGCAGGCCTGCTGCATGAAGTGAATAACCCGGTGAACTTCTGCCTGATGGCAATCGAGGTTGCGCTGGAAGAGCCGATCTCGAAGAAGGAGCCGACACTGCAGGAATGTCTGGTCGACGCGCGGCAGGGCATGCAGCGCATCCAGCACATCGTGTCGGATCTGAAGACTTTCGCGTATCGCAAGCCCGGTGCCGAGGCGGAGCTGGGTACGCCGTTCATGTTCGAAAAGGCGCTCGAATCCGCGATCCGGCTCGTCGGGCATGAATTGCGCGGCGTCACCGTGACGCGTGAGTTGCCCGCGGATACGCTGGTGCAGGGCGACGAGGCGGCCATCATCGGTGTGCTGATCAACCTGCTGTCGAATGCGGTATTGGCAATGCGCAAGGCGGGCACGCCCGCGCCGACGATTCACATCAACGTGAGATGGACGGAAGAGCGCCTGCATGTGAAGGTAAAAGACAACGGGCCGGGCATCGCGCCGGAGAATCTCCCGCGCGTGTTCGAGCCGTTCTTTACCACCCGAGAAGTGGGACAGGGCCTGGGCCTTGGGCTGTCGATCAGCTATGCGGTGATCGAGCGCCACGGCGGTCTGCTGTTCGCTGAGAGCGAGCTGGGAAGTTGGGCGGCATTCAGTTTCGATCTGTCGCCCGCCCTCTGA
- a CDS encoding hybrid sensor histidine kinase/response regulator, producing the protein MNDIRQTQPTLLYVDDEELACKYFARTVGADYEVLLATSSDEAIAILEQDNSRIAVLVTDFRMPGRNGGDLLRQVALEYPHIVRILVTAYADVEMLLQTVNTGEVFRILEKPLKPAAVRETLQLAFERSHERAMQNQRLIAIDETLAFLAHELNTPLAAIALNAHSIEDRTDAQRDADGEILGAAKSMRESAQYCMAVVSSFWRSVHNGRRQQEDNEARIESTAQGLISALLDTYPFTTAQRSWVQVEVDSDFPVVTQPNCVALVLSSLLSNALRALADVPSPSVRFTVTTEPHPSICICDNGPGIPIEIKDRLLTDPITTHAKSGGNGLGLILCNRVMQSCGGGLRIESTPGGGTAVVLDFPHIKGRTHRSC; encoded by the coding sequence ATGAATGACATCCGACAGACACAACCCACGCTTCTCTACGTCGATGACGAAGAGTTGGCGTGCAAATATTTCGCGCGCACCGTCGGTGCGGATTACGAGGTCCTGCTTGCGACGAGCAGCGACGAGGCAATCGCGATCCTGGAACAGGACAATTCCCGCATCGCGGTGCTGGTTACGGACTTCCGCATGCCGGGGCGCAATGGTGGTGACCTGCTGCGCCAGGTGGCGCTGGAATATCCGCACATCGTGCGCATTCTGGTCACCGCTTATGCAGACGTCGAGATGCTATTGCAGACGGTCAACACCGGCGAGGTGTTCCGCATTCTCGAAAAGCCGCTGAAGCCGGCGGCGGTCCGCGAGACGTTGCAACTCGCGTTCGAGCGCTCCCACGAACGCGCGATGCAGAATCAGCGCCTGATTGCCATCGACGAAACCCTCGCGTTTCTCGCGCACGAATTGAATACGCCGCTCGCGGCGATCGCGTTGAACGCGCACAGTATCGAAGATCGCACGGACGCGCAGCGCGATGCGGACGGCGAAATTCTCGGCGCCGCCAAATCGATGCGCGAGAGCGCGCAGTACTGCATGGCGGTGGTGTCGTCGTTCTGGCGCTCGGTCCACAACGGGCGCCGGCAACAGGAGGACAACGAGGCACGCATCGAGAGCACCGCGCAAGGGCTGATCTCGGCGTTGCTCGATACGTATCCGTTTACGACGGCGCAGCGCTCGTGGGTGCAGGTCGAGGTCGACAGCGACTTTCCGGTGGTCACGCAACCGAATTGCGTGGCGCTCGTGCTGTCGTCGCTGTTGTCCAACGCGCTGCGCGCGCTCGCGGATGTGCCGTCGCCGTCGGTGCGCTTTACCGTGACGACGGAACCCCACCCGAGTATTTGCATCTGCGACAACGGGCCGGGGATTCCGATCGAGATCAAAGACCGCCTGTTGACGGACCCGATTACAACGCACGCGAAATCCGGGGGGAACGGTTTGGGCCTGATTCTATGCAACCGTGTCATGCAGTCCTGTGGCGGCGGACTCAGGATCGAGTCCACGCCGGGGGGAGGCACCGCCGTCGTGCTGGATTTCCCTCATATCAAAGGTCGAACGCACAGGAGTTGTTGA
- a CDS encoding response regulator: protein MNQAKATEELAPAIIFVDDEPTAVKYFQRAIASLAPVLTGGSVEEGKALLDEHGDRVGVLVSDQRMPREFGNELLRYASERYPHVVRILTTAYSEIDQTVEAVNLGHIHRYIKKPWDITALRMELKQALELAELRKERDTLVREKLCVLQKQVVATRVGLVRTLSATLIGPECFQPVETYLAAAALADMPNSEPDWLLQDHSDLIAAESARSGAFGHTVAAHLATLRNRHGSSTASDALTVLAGTLSEAGINVRREDDGLVWDQPAALAELLAEPGNNAVSNGHAAWLASLLWLDGNDVALRPVREGNAIAFRPAQRRSEFAADRLATWIEQF from the coding sequence ATGAACCAAGCAAAAGCTACAGAGGAGTTGGCGCCGGCGATCATCTTCGTCGATGACGAACCTACCGCCGTAAAGTACTTCCAGCGTGCCATCGCAAGCCTGGCGCCGGTCCTGACTGGCGGCTCGGTGGAAGAGGGCAAGGCGCTGCTCGACGAGCATGGCGACCGGGTGGGGGTCCTCGTCTCCGACCAGCGCATGCCGCGCGAGTTCGGCAACGAGCTGCTGCGCTATGCGAGCGAGCGCTATCCGCATGTCGTGCGGATCTTGACGACCGCGTATTCGGAGATCGATCAGACCGTCGAGGCTGTCAACCTGGGTCATATCCATCGCTACATCAAGAAGCCGTGGGACATCACAGCGTTGCGCATGGAACTGAAGCAGGCGCTCGAATTGGCCGAGCTGCGCAAGGAGCGTGACACGCTTGTGCGCGAGAAGCTGTGCGTGCTGCAAAAGCAGGTCGTCGCCACGCGCGTTGGTCTGGTGCGCACGCTGTCGGCCACGCTGATCGGGCCCGAGTGCTTCCAGCCGGTCGAGACCTACCTCGCCGCGGCGGCACTCGCCGACATGCCGAACTCCGAGCCGGACTGGCTGCTGCAGGACCACTCCGATCTGATCGCGGCCGAGAGTGCCCGCAGCGGCGCGTTCGGTCATACGGTGGCGGCGCACCTCGCCACGCTGCGTAATCGCCACGGCAGTTCGACCGCGAGCGACGCGCTGACGGTGCTGGCCGGGACGCTTTCCGAGGCAGGCATCAACGTGCGGCGCGAAGACGATGGTCTCGTGTGGGACCAACCGGCCGCACTCGCGGAGTTACTCGCGGAGCCAGGCAACAACGCGGTGTCGAACGGACACGCGGCATGGCTGGCGAGCCTTCTGTGGCTCGACGGCAACGACGTTGCACTGCGACCTGTACGTGAAGGCAATGCGATCGCGTTCCGGCCGGCACAGCGCCGAAGCGAGTTCGCCGCCGATCGCCTCGCCACGTGGATCGAGCAGTTCTGA
- a CDS encoding alkaline phosphatase family protein, producing MSVSSAPRASLILTSIAAACVLAACGGSNHNDTASTTYSGVVTASNFVAGGTSGNPTVAAGYYAGVTVCLDTNGNGKCDSGEASTTTDSKGHFSLQSSASGQLIADISTKATNTASGSAVASHLILRASAAQIADQGASNIVISPMSTEVQRLVEANGTSYATEKANVASRLSVPALGASSVTVSAADALGDVNNLSGVEQQAVLFEDNQLANRYTYATTKLDRGDMYPDNLAVAGGDPSIVGVSGVTALTAVKSTQTQAPITYAQSQQAAFNVEGIPRYDNVFVIMLENHSVGAVTGTPGILGSSSAPYINTFLSSNAQFTTYYATGNPSEPNYTALGGADDWGIVDDSWWGCGAGTTGANAPTDVAFAGGTASDGAPLVATGALPPQDATHLSNFTNAACSSTGSVANHNITSQPSLFTLLSKAGMTWRTYSESMNPGQDPRSDSIADTAVSATYTGPGASGSAFTIPNGLYKTKHHPGMAYQDVRNLPEFHSDNRTIFGTQYDATALAQSQAYSIPTGYNYDQFSTDLANGDVGNLNFIMPDQCDDMHGFSSGDPSCLGGSTAIVQRGDDYVRQVVAKIQASPIWTNPNRKVAIVVMFDEGEGSSTSCCGWNPVTSNVNQAPLSYANGKYTPLTTTLYYQGNHGHGNSIFGVATNQANPNVVDSDEYSHFSFVRTLQDMFQIGDPQQPNTYLARAKYTESFIAANIANLPELAGSADTHFDSVRPMNHAYITPATYTQKLNAVDVTSTSLASRGPGPDATQTNIWSLKSAK from the coding sequence ATGTCGGTCAGTTCAGCACCACGCGCCAGTCTGATTCTCACTTCAATCGCGGCAGCCTGCGTTCTCGCAGCCTGCGGCGGCTCCAATCACAACGACACGGCGAGCACGACGTATTCGGGCGTCGTGACCGCTTCCAACTTCGTGGCGGGCGGCACGTCCGGTAATCCGACCGTCGCCGCGGGCTACTATGCCGGCGTGACCGTCTGCCTCGATACGAACGGCAACGGCAAGTGCGATTCGGGTGAAGCGAGCACGACGACCGACAGCAAAGGCCACTTCTCGCTGCAATCGAGCGCGAGCGGTCAGCTGATCGCCGACATCAGCACGAAGGCAACCAACACGGCAAGCGGCTCGGCTGTCGCGAGCCACCTGATCCTGCGCGCTTCGGCTGCTCAGATCGCCGACCAGGGCGCGTCGAACATCGTGATCAGCCCGATGTCGACGGAAGTGCAGCGTCTCGTCGAAGCGAACGGCACGAGCTACGCCACTGAGAAGGCCAACGTCGCGTCGCGCTTGAGCGTGCCGGCACTCGGCGCATCGTCGGTGACGGTGAGCGCCGCCGACGCGCTCGGCGACGTGAACAATCTGTCGGGCGTCGAGCAGCAGGCCGTGCTGTTCGAAGACAACCAGCTCGCGAACCGCTATACGTACGCGACGACCAAGCTCGATCGCGGCGACATGTACCCGGACAACCTGGCGGTGGCGGGCGGTGATCCGTCGATCGTCGGCGTATCGGGCGTGACCGCATTGACTGCCGTGAAGTCGACGCAGACGCAAGCGCCGATCACGTACGCACAGTCGCAGCAGGCCGCGTTCAACGTCGAAGGCATTCCGCGTTACGACAACGTGTTCGTGATCATGCTCGAAAACCACAGCGTGGGTGCGGTCACGGGTACGCCGGGTATTCTCGGTTCGTCGAGCGCGCCGTATATCAACACGTTCCTGAGCAGCAACGCGCAGTTCACGACCTACTACGCGACCGGCAACCCGAGCGAGCCGAACTACACGGCACTCGGCGGCGCGGATGACTGGGGCATCGTCGACGACAGCTGGTGGGGCTGCGGCGCGGGCACGACCGGCGCAAACGCACCGACCGACGTGGCTTTCGCAGGCGGTACCGCTTCGGACGGCGCACCGCTCGTCGCGACCGGCGCACTGCCGCCGCAGGACGCCACCCATCTGTCGAACTTCACGAACGCGGCCTGCTCCTCGACTGGCTCGGTAGCCAATCACAACATAACGAGCCAGCCAAGCCTGTTCACTCTGCTGTCAAAGGCCGGCATGACCTGGCGCACTTATAGTGAATCGATGAACCCGGGCCAGGACCCGCGCTCCGACAGCATCGCCGACACCGCGGTCAGCGCTACCTACACTGGCCCTGGCGCCAGCGGCAGCGCTTTCACCATCCCGAACGGTCTGTACAAGACCAAGCATCACCCGGGCATGGCCTATCAGGATGTGCGCAACCTGCCGGAGTTCCACTCCGACAACCGTACGATCTTCGGTACGCAGTACGACGCTACCGCCCTCGCACAATCGCAGGCCTATTCGATTCCGACCGGCTACAACTATGACCAGTTCAGCACCGACCTCGCGAACGGCGACGTGGGTAACCTGAACTTCATCATGCCGGACCAGTGTGACGACATGCACGGCTTTAGCAGCGGCGATCCGTCGTGCCTGGGCGGCAGCACCGCGATCGTGCAGCGCGGCGACGACTACGTGCGTCAGGTGGTCGCCAAGATCCAGGCTTCGCCGATCTGGACCAACCCGAACCGCAAGGTCGCGATCGTCGTGATGTTCGATGAAGGTGAAGGCAGCTCGACCTCGTGCTGCGGCTGGAACCCGGTCACGTCGAACGTGAACCAGGCACCGCTGTCGTATGCGAACGGCAAGTACACGCCGCTCACGACGACGCTGTACTACCAGGGCAACCATGGTCACGGCAACTCGATCTTCGGTGTCGCGACGAACCAGGCGAACCCGAACGTGGTGGACAGCGACGAGTACAGCCACTTCTCGTTCGTGCGCACGCTGCAGGACATGTTCCAGATTGGCGACCCGCAGCAGCCGAACACGTACCTCGCTCGTGCGAAGTACACGGAATCGTTCATCGCGGCGAACATCGCGAACCTGCCGGAACTCGCGGGCAGCGCGGATACGCACTTTGATTCGGTCCGTCCGATGAACCACGCGTACATCACGCCGGCGACCTACACGCAGAAGCTGAACGCGGTCGACGTGACGAGCACGTCGCTGGCATCGCGTGGCCCTGGCCCCGACGCGACCCAGACCAACATCTGGTCGTTGAAGTCGGCGAAGTAA